DNA from Leptospira mayottensis 200901116:
ATGATTCCGGCCGAACTTGGCAAAAAAGTAAGTCAGTCCATAGGAGTTCCCACGATCGGGATCGGAGCCGGTCCTGATTGTGACGGGCAAGTACTTGTCCTGAACGATTTGCTCGGAATGGATCCGAATTTTCAGCCCAAGTTTTTAAAGAAGTTTTCCAATCTCCATTCTATCGTAAAGGATGCGGTTGGAAATTATAACAAGGAAGTAAAATCCGAAGAGTTTCCGGGGAAAGATCACAGCTTCTGATCATTTCTTGACGATAATCAATATAATAGAAGCTTGTATAGCTAAGGGAGAAGATCCCGTTCGGAGTGAAGTGTGGACATAGTTGAGTTAGAAAAAGGCTACCCGGATACGGAGAGTAAGATTAAAGAGTTGGCTAAAGAATGTGGAAATCAAACCGAAATCATTCGCGGTGCTGCGGTGTCGGATACGATTCATTTCATAGGTGATACTCGTAAGATTTCCGAAAAAGAAGGCTATGTCAAAGAACTTCCTGGAGTTACCAAAATCTGGAACGTGTCCATTCCCTATAAGAACATTGCAAAAACTGCGGCTGGTAAAAACGGAGAAGTGGTTCATAGAGCAACAAGAATTGTAGAAGTGAAAGGCCCGGACGGACTTGTCCGTAGATTCGGAACGGGAAAGCATATCTTTATCGTTGGACCGGATTCTCCTCAAACCTATGAACAAACTTTAACGATCGCAAAACAAGCGGTTGAGCTCGGAAAAAAATACAATATCTTAGATAGAATCATCTTTCGCGGCGGGGCTTTTAAACCTCGTACTCGTCCGACCGATTGGAGAGGTTTAGGTTGGGAAGGAATCGCGATGATGGATAAGGTAAAGGCCGAGACTGGTCTTCCTTACGTAACCGAAGTTATGGATCATACGATGGCTGAAGAAGTCGCCAAACACGCAGATATGATTCAGATCGGAACTAGAAACGCTCAGGACTTTGAACTTCTCGAAGCGGTGGGAAGAACGGGAAAACCCGTGATTTTAAAACGTGGTTTCGGAAACGAAGCTGTCGAATGGTTTTCCGCGGCGGAATATATCGCTAATCAAGGAAATTTGAATATAGTTCTCTGCGAAAGAGGAGTGAAAACCCTTTTTATCAAGGAAGGCTACTGCAGAAATACTCCGGATTTAAACGTAATTACCCACGTAAAA
Protein-coding regions in this window:
- a CDS encoding N-acetylneuraminate synthase family protein; this translates as MDIVELEKGYPDTESKIKELAKECGNQTEIIRGAAVSDTIHFIGDTRKISEKEGYVKELPGVTKIWNVSIPYKNIAKTAAGKNGEVVHRATRIVEVKGPDGLVRRFGTGKHIFIVGPDSPQTYEQTLTIAKQAVELGKKYNILDRIIFRGGAFKPRTRPTDWRGLGWEGIAMMDKVKAETGLPYVTEVMDHTMAEEVAKHADMIQIGTRNAQDFELLEAVGRTGKPVILKRGFGNEAVEWFSAAEYIANQGNLNIVLCERGVKTLFIKEGYCRNTPDLNVITHVKNQTILPVIYDPSHVAGDDKIVISNLLASLPFNPDGSITETLHVEEFRKEQMCDAAQALLMSIYEKAVQSILKYEETIRPITDEADSYFLKRKSGK